A genomic segment from Myxocyprinus asiaticus isolate MX2 ecotype Aquarium Trade chromosome 36, UBuf_Myxa_2, whole genome shotgun sequence encodes:
- the LOC127427287 gene encoding caskin-2-like isoform X2, producing MGKEQDLLLAVKNGDLPLAHKLLAKIKTNRSKILGSTKRLNVNYQDQDGFSALHHAALTGTTDLLSLLLEAQATVDIKDSNGMRPLHYAAWQGKADSVLMLLRAGASVNGASQDGQIPLHLAAQYGHYEVSEMLLQHQSNPCTVNKVKKTPLDLACEFGRLKVTQLLLNSNMVVALLEGNGRDNTPLHLAARNGHKDIIRLLLKAGIDINRTTKAGTALHEAALYGKTEVVKLLLDAGIDVNIRNTYNQTALDIVNQFTTSHASREIKELLRDASGALQVRALKDYWNLHDPTALNIRAGDVIMVLEQHMDGRWKGHIHDNQRGTDRVGYFPPSIVEVISHRSGGVLSRQASLPIQRHHILSRVLPPHSSHPTSHTDDSYTLYSSTRPVLTHQNGLDQHPGLLPDSPSALCKPASPREPEDIWVLRTSLDGDRHSVGSAGSMGSSRSAGSGQSTEGNFQHNGSHQSPDSVQDTTKLPPSAGELVEQCCQMPDSTKQIDLHSGALGRRVHLNCSRTGEQHVIHSQQLLDGRDAEAIYKWLSEFQLEQYTSNFLTAGYDVPTISRMTPEDLTAIGVTKPGHRKKISMEIGNLKIPEWLPDYIPSDIGKWLSAIGLPQYQIKLAENGYDSISIVQDITWEDLQEIGITKLGHQKKLMLAVKKLSDVQKAQKSQAEGQALLQHRRAPPALELVAIDHHETSDCPSSPLSPKMLTFQDSELSTELQNAMARSGYTGGQEGLGSMSGAAIRLSQESIGTRSGGSGRSQERPMASVTPHSHSQESLGSMDSSPSKEQYAVVESKERSQKSPIKMVPQHHHSSSGSPRTPPIMTSKIACFAYSPVLALPRQAGSPTQPHHYSPHGSPVQRGFSYLQHQNSNSSMGSPAPIRAHQQNREASHSEKCTQNLSCYALSDGENEEDVISAPTTSANLASYATLTHKRGGSQPSYGPIERQLGRSHSFAIRAKRKGPPPTPPKRLSSAPSGVNTSGVETESAGSVRSIAARLENNAGSPSKTCNRPCFRAISPVTPPKNTGNRRRTTSESAMYAAEQSRGKPVEENKSPLRNQQYAYSPSHGSSQESIPFAEEGKVTIKQRTKIASSKIESEANVEILKPAQYIKSALEVPEFNLKESDTVKRKHKPKELQTKCLETSTHLGNERTTETEMVSQRMQNGGLTKNLYKPNPSPKPGSPHKPPTPSKPTRHSAAAASGVTANVVQSVTFAVSPQCSPLARCPPNKGLQGQCVLAGKPQAVTEGQDILVHKRLEQTSTSLEAALKVVERKLAQEDPRNSNINTVKSAGNILDDIGNMFDDLADQLEAMLD from the exons CTTCTGGCCAAGATCAAGACCAACCGAAGTA AGATACTGGGCTCAACAAAGAGGCTGAATGTGAACTACCAAGACCAAGACGG gTTTTCAGCACTTCACCATGCAGCTCTCACTGGCACCACTGACCTGCTGTCTCTGCTGTTGGAGGCACAGGCTACCGTGGACATTAAAGACAGTAATG GTATGCGTCCGTTGCACTATGCTGCCTGGCAGGGGAAGGCTGACTCTGTACTTATGCTGCTGAGAGCTGGAGCTTCTGTGAATGGGGCTTCACAGGATGGACAGATCCCTCTCCACCTGGCCGCACAGTATGGACATTATGAAGTG TCTGAAATGCTACTGCAACACCAGTCCAACCCCTGCACTGTCAACAAAGTAAAGAAGACCCCTCTGGATTTGGCCTGTGAGTTTGGCAGACTCAAG GTGACTCAGCTGTTGTTGAACAGTAACATGGTAGTAGCTCTGTTAGAGGGGAATGGTAGAGATAATACCCCCCTACACCTTGCTGCTCGCAATGGCCATAAGGACATCATCAG ACTGTTGCTTAAAGCTGGGATTGACATCAACAGAACCACTAAAGCTGGTACGGCTCTGCACGAGGCTGCCCTCTACGGGAAAACAGAAGTAGTAAAACTATTGCTTGAT GCTGGAATTGATGTGAACATCCGCAACACCTACAACCAAACAGCCCTGGACATTGTGAACCAGTTCACCACTTCACACGCCAGCAGAGAAATCAAAGAACTCCTTAGAG ATGCCAGTGGAGCATTGCAGGTGAGAGCACTGAAGGACTACTGGAATCTCCATGACCCCACTGCACTCAACATCCGGGCAGGAGATGTAATCATG gTCTTAGAGCAGCACATGGATGGACGTTGGAAAGGGCACATCCACGACAATCAGAGAGGCACTGACCGTGTGGGATACTTCCCTCCCTCCATTGTAGAGGTCATTAGTCACAGATCAG GGGGTGTTCTCTCCCGGCAGGCATCACTGCCTATCCAGAGACATCACATTCTCTCCAGGGTCCTGCCCCCACACAGTTCTCATCCCACCTCTCACACTGATGACTCCTACACCCTTTACTCATCCACCCGTCCTGTCCTGACTCACCAGAACGGGCTGGATCAGCACCCAG GTTTGCTTCCCGACAGTCCCAGTGCACTGTGTAAGCCAGCTAGTCCCAGAGAGCCAGAGGATATTTGGGTTCTCAGGACCTCTCTCGATG GAGACAGGCACAGTGTTGGCAGTGCAGGCAGCATGGGCAGTAGTCGCAGTGCTGGCAGTGGACAGAGCACTGAGGGGAACTTTCAACACAATGGATCCCATCAGTCACCTGATTCTGTTCAGGACACCACAAAG cTGCCTCCCTCTGCTGGAGAATTGGTAGAACAGTGCTGTCAGATGCCTGACTCAACCAAACAGATAGACCTTCATTCAG GTGCTCTTGGACGTAGGGTGCATCTGAACTGCTCCAGAACTGGAGAGCAACATGTCATCCATTCACAGCAACTTCTAGATGGCAGG GATGCTGAGGCTATTTATAAGTGGCTCAGTGAATTTCAGCTTGAGCAGTACACATCTAATTTCCTCACGGCCGGCTATGATGTGCCCACTATCAGCAGAATGACACCTGAG GATCTCACTGCTATTGGTGTGACAAAGCCCGGCCATCGCAAGAAGATCTCAATGGAGATCGGCAACTTGAAAATCCCTGAGTGGTTGCCAGATTACATTCCA tctGATATTGGCAAATGGCTCAGTGCTATTGGGCTGCCACAGTACCAGATAAAGCTAGCAGAGAACGGGTATGACTCCATCAGCATAGTGCAGGATATCACATGGGAGGATCTGCAGGAAATTGGCATCACTAAGCTGG GCCATCAGAAGAAGTTGATGCTTGCTGTGAAAAAACTCAGTGATGTGCAGAAGGCTCAGAAGAGCCAGGCAGAGGGCCAGGCACTACTGCAGCACAGGAGAGCTCCTCCTGCCCTGGAGCTGGTGGCCATCGATCACCACGAGACCTCCGACTGCCCCTCCTCTCCTCTGTCACCAAAGATGCTCACCTTCCAGGACAGTGAGCTAAGCACCGAACTCCAAAACGCCATGGCTCGGAGCGGGTACACTGGAGGCCAAGAAGGTCTTGGTAGCATGAGTGGAGCAGCCATACGTCTTAGTCAAGAGAGCATTGGCACACGATCAGGGGGGTCTGGCCGGTCACAGGAACGGCCAATGGCATCAGTCACCCCCCACAGCCACTCACAAGAGAGCCTGGGGAGTATGGACAGTAGTCCCAGCAAGGAGCAATATGCAGTTGTAGAGTCTAAGGAAAGAAGCCAAAAATCACCTATCAAAATGGTGCCACAGCATCATCACTCTTCTTCTGGCAGTCCACGGACACCACCCATAATGACCAGTAAGATAGCATGCTTTGCATACTCACCTGTTCTCGCGCTGCCCAGACAAGCGGGCTCTCCCACTCAGCCCCATCACTACTCACCACATGGATCACCTGTTCAGAGAGGTTTCAGCTACTTGCAACATCAAAACAGTAACTCCAGCATGGGAAGCCCAGCTCCAATCAGGGCTCATCAGCAAAATAGGGAGGCATCCCATTCTGAAAAGTGCACCCAAAATCTTTCATGCTACGCATTGTCGGATGGAGAGAATGAAGAAGATGTCATATCGGCACCTACAACTTCAGCCAACCTGGCTTCATATGCCACGCTAACTCACAAGCGTGGTGGCAGCCAGCCGTCTTATGGCCCAATTGAGCGCCAGCTGGGCCGCAGTCATTCCTTTGCTATACGTGCCAAGAGGAAGGGTCCTCCTCCAACCCCTCCAAAGCGGCTTAGCTCTGCCCCAAGTGGAGTAAATACAAGTGGGGTTGAAACAGAGAGTGCTGGAAGTGTAAGAAGCATTGCAGCTAGACTGGAGAACAATGCAGGAAGCCCAAGTAAGACATGCAACAGGCCTTGTTTTAGAGCCATTTCGCCAGTCACCCCACCAAAAAACACGGGGAACCGTAGGAGAACCACCAGTGAATCTGCAATGTATGCAGCAGAACAAAGCAGAGGCAAACCTGTGGAGGAAAACAAGAGCCCTCTGAGGAATCAGCAATATGCATATTCACCCTCACATGGGAGCTCACAAGAGAGCATACCTTTTGCTGAAGAGGGTAAAGTAACTATTAAACAAAGGACCAAAATAGCAAGCAGTAAGATAGAGTCTGAGGCCAATGTTGAAATTCTCAAGCCAGCGCAATATATCAAATCAGCCTTAGAGGTGCCGGAGTTTAACTTAAAGGAATCAGACACTGTCAAGAGAAAACACAAACCAAAAGAACTGCAGACCAAATGTCTGGAAACAAGCACGCACTTAGGAAATGAGAGGACCACAGAGACTGAGATGGTCTCGCAACGCATGCAGAATGGGGGATTGACAAAAAATCTCTACAAACCGAATCCCTCACCGAAACCAGGCTCTCCACATAAACCTCCCACCCCTTCAAAGCCCACACGACATTCTGCTGCTGCAGCCTCAG GTGTGACAGCCAATGTCGTTCAGAGCGTGACCTTTGCTGTTTCACCACAGTGCAGTCCTCTGGCTCGATGTCCCCCAAACAAAGGCCTTCAAGGTCAGTGTGTGCTGGCGGGAAAGCCACAGGCTGTGACAGAAGGCCAGGACATATTGGTACATAAACGACTAGAGCAAACCAGCACGTCTCTAGAGGCAGCACTTAAAGTAGTGGAGAGGAAGTTGGCTCAGGAGGATCCAAGAAACAG